Proteins from one Hemiscyllium ocellatum isolate sHemOce1 chromosome 30, sHemOce1.pat.X.cur, whole genome shotgun sequence genomic window:
- the fam167b gene encoding protein FAM167A has protein sequence MEPPAAEADPEPDDHLSRVKALTAKLNLQTRRPSFAEWQQKLESEPWKSGESWQVQSGPGSDSKITLSQGVSRNNDISLTSICGFASIGEALEWLRKELREMQSSDHQLARKLICLRREIHRLKVEQICHQHKEMLDDVTYGLEECEEESDLLLDIPLKAVFSLSTPLKHIGVTKMNINSRRFSLS, from the exons ATGGAGCCTCCAGCAGCAGAAGCTGACCCGGAGCCAGATGACCACCTGAGCCGGGTGAAGGCGCTAACTGCAAAGTTAAATTTGCAGACCCGCAGACCCTCGTTCGCGGAATGGCAGCAGAAACTGGAGAGCGAGCCCTGGAAAAGTGGCGAGAGCTGGCAGGTCCAGTCGGGACCAGGCAGTGACAGTAAGATCACCCTGAGCCAGGGAGTGAGCCGCAACAATGACATCTCCCTCACCAGCATCTGTGGCTTCGCCAGTATCGGAGAGGCGTTGGAATGGCTCAGGAAGGAGCTG CGAGAGATGCAGTCTTCAGATCATCAGCTCGCTCGGAAGCTAATTTGTCTCAGGAGAGAGATTCACAGACTAAAGGTGGAGCAGATCTGTCATCAGCACAAAGAGATGTTGGATGATGTAACGTATGGACTGGAGGAATGTGAAGAAGAGTCAGACTTACTCTTGGATATTCCCCTGAAAGCTGTATTCAGTCTCTCCACACCACTTAAACATATCGGAGTGACTAAAATGAACATTAACTCCAGAAGGTTCTCTCTTTCCTGA